The Paenibacillus sp. FSL R7-0345 DNA segment GGGGGCCGGCGGCAAGTTCCGGCCGCAGGATGAGATTACCCGCGAAGAAGCAGCTGTTATACTCAGCAGAATGCTGGAGTATAAAGGCGGAGCTCAAGCAGCGGCTTCTGCTGCGCCAAGCTTCAAGGATGCAGCTGACATTGCTGCATGGGCAGCGCAGGCAGTCGGCGAGCTGCAAGCGAAGGGCCTGCTCAGCGGCAAAGCCGATAACCGCTTTGACCCGCAAGCCGGGGTTACGCGTGCGGAAATGGCTAAGCTGTTGTACAGCTTTATGCAGCTGTAGGATTACAGGTTTTGAGGCAGACCGGAGGGGTTCCGGTCTGCTTTTTCTATTTAGTTGGATTTTCGCTGCTTAATTTAAGGATTTTCCTGTAATTCATATCATTAGGTGGAAAAACGCTGCTTATTTCAACTGAAAACCCCCGATGGACGCAAAAACAGTGAAATTAAGTGTCGTTTTTCCAACTAGAGTCCCCTCCCATTGCTATTCAACCAATTAGTTGCCGATTTTCCACTTAGTTTGATTAGCAATAAGGCCAGTCTGCCCGCCAGTCTCCTAAACCCTGCAACTATTTCACAATCCAAGCGTCTAATAGGGGGTATTCCAATATCATCCAAATAAACGTGTTCTAACAGGAGGATTATATGATAATCGTACAACGCTCATTTTTTCAGAAGCGCCGGCTGACGGCTGTACTGGCTACGGGCTTGTTCGCACTGGCTGCCTTTTTCGGACTTGGCAGCACCTATGCACATGCGGACCGCTGGGAGGTGTTTGATCAGGGTGAGCATTTATTTTTCCCGGAGGGGCCGATTGAGGTGGACGGGGTGGTTATGGTGCCCTTGCGCCCGATCGCAGAGCGGTTTGGCTATACTTTTGTATCTGTAAACAATAAGGAGATCGTTCTGAAGGATGCCAAAGGGTATAAGGCCGTAATCCGGCTGGGCACCAAAACGGCACTGCTCGATCATAACGGCGGCTCGAAAACGCAGCTGATGGTCCAGATTCCCCGCAACTACAACGGTGCCTGGTTTATTGATCTGGCGCTGGCAGGAGCTATGGGAGGCCAAGGCCATTCTACCGTCCCCGGAACGAACCTGATTCAGCTTCGTCCGGTGACTGGTGATGCCAAAACAAAGCTGGAGAGCCAATACTGGTTCAACTTCAATGACAAAGGGGAAACGGTATCTGTTAATAATCAGGGGCAGGAGCATTTGAGGACTTCTTATACAGCAGCGCCGGATTTCGGATATGAGGAACTGATTCCGGTAAAAAAATCCGGCTACACTGCAGGTTTTATGAACCGTTCAGGGGAACTGGCTGTTGATGCACCACACTACCAGCTGGGACAGTTCAGTGAAGGCCTTGCCTGGTTCAAGGATCTGGTCAAGACGGAAAACGGCGGATTTACTGTGAAAATGGGCTATATCAATCGTGCGGGGAAGGTCGTTATTCCGGCCGTCTACAGCCGGGTATATGATTTTTCGGATGGGCTGGCAAAGGTGGCAGGCGGCAAAACCTCCTACATTGATCACAATGGCAAAACGGTTATTCCAACGGTAACCGGGCTGCAGAACAGCGAGTCTTTTTCAAATGGCCTGGCTGCTGTTACTGTACGGACAACAAGCGGCGGCAAAAGCGTCATCCGGACAGGTTTTATCAACACAACAGGGAAGTGGGCAATCAAGCCCATCTATGACTATGCCAGCTCGTTCTCTGAAGGTATTGCTACTGCAACACTAAACGGAAAAAGCGGGCTCATCGACACCAAAGGCAACTGGATTATGAAACCCCAATATGGCAAGGGAAGCTCATTTATAGGGCAGTTCCATGGCGGTTACATCATGCTGACACTGAGCGGGAAATACGATTATACACAGCGGCTTGTAGACAAGCAGGGGAATGTTATTACCATCCCGGGCACTGAACAATTTTCCGGTTACGGTGACGGCATGATCTCCTACTATGACGATGAAGGTATGGGCTTCAAAAATCTGAAAGGTGAAGTAATTGTAAAGCCAGCGTACAGCTATGTATGGGATTTTACCGCCGGAGCGGGTAAAGGGTTCAAGGATATAAACAACGAGTACTCAGGATATCTGATTAACAAAGCAGGGGAAGTGGTGTGGAGTGCGGAGTAAAATGTGCGGCTCCCTCAATCGACCAAGTAGAATGCTCTGCTCAGCTTATGAACATATTTAGCCGGATGAATAACGTTGATCTGGGTGCTACCCGCGGGTTTGGCTGGATTCAGCCGTCAGGAAATGGAGCATTTCCCTCATGGAAGGATTACATAACTTCATTCTTCGGGGAAGAGCAGACGGGAACCTTCTGGGAAGGCTGGTACAGCTTGTTTCAGACAACATGTCTGGAAAAGGATGTGTTTGATGAATGCTATAACCGTCTGATGGCTTATTCCAGCTACAATGAGCTGCACCGCTATTTCATCCACGGGGATTTTCAGCCCTGGAATATCTTGTCGGATGGCCGGCATATCACGGGGATCATCGACGGTAACTTTGCTTATGGAGATTTCCTCGTAGATCTGGCTACCTTGGAAGGAACATTAGGTGAGCTTGATGTGGTGCAGGCTTATCAGGAACAGGAGGAGCATACGGGCCTGATTATCCCGGACTTTAACGGGCGGCTGACCGGTGCGCGTTATTTCAAAGGTCTGGACGGACTCCGCTTCTATGCAAAAATGGGCTGGGATGATGCCTATAATCAGCTGCGCAATCAGCTGCTTCAGCTCCCGGGCTGATTATAATTTACCGGCAGAAACCTCCGCTTGATTGTATGGGAACTCCATTCAACCAAGCGGAGGTTTTTTTATCATTCGTGTGTTGTATTTACAACAATAATGAAGCTATATATACTTATCAATAACATAAAGATAGGGAGTGGAAGGAATGGAAATCAGGATTGATGATCTGAGCGGTACGGAGATTGTTGCCCTCATAACGGAGCATCTGCAGAGCATGTTTGATCAATCTCCGCCGGAGAGTGTCCATGCCTTAGGTATAGAGAAGCTTAAAGCACCGGGCATCACCTTCTGGAGCGCCTGGGAAGAAGGAGAGCTTGTAGGCTGCGGTGCGCTTAAAGACTTGGGGGATCATCATGGAGAACTCAAATCGATGCGGACTTCAAAACAGCATCTCAGAAAAGGCGTTGCCTCCAAGCTGCTGGCTCATATTATTGAAGAAGCAGATAAGCTGGGATACCGGCGTTTGAGCCTAGAAACAGGATCTACGGAAGGCTTTGAAGCGGCCCGGAATTTATACGGGCGGTTCGGATTCGAATACTGCAGTCCATTCGCGGACTATGAGGAAGATCCGTACAGCGTATTCATGACACGGAAGCTGTGAGCTTTTAAAATAATTATTAGTGTATGCACTTACCAGCGTTAACAACTCCACCTAACCGAACGGGCTTATCTCCAAATGGAGACTTCGTTCGAATCAGGTGGAGTTTTTTTTGATGGATCAGTAAAAAATGATGGAGAACTTCTGCTGCTGATTATTCTGCCAAACTGCTGAAAAAACTGCACATAATGCTTAAATTATCGTACCCGGCACAGGAGCAAGCATGATAAAGTGAAGCATACGCTTTTAGGAACAGACAGCATTGCAGCTGAGCATTTCACGAAGGAGGACGAACCATGCGACCGATCCGCGTATTACTGGCCGATGACGAGCCGATTATCATCCGCGGGCTGAAGAAGCTCATTGCCTGGGAAACGCTGGGGCTGAGCATTGTGGGGGAAGCCAGAGACGGCAAAGAGCTTAAGCAGCTCATTGAAGACTCTAGCCCCGATTTAATTATCAGCGATATCAGCATGCCGGGATTTACGGGCATCGAGATTATAAGGGATATTCACGAATCGGCGCTGCCGATCAAGGTGGTATTTATCAGCGCCTACCAGGAGTTTGATTATGCCCGCCAGGCCGTTCAATACGGGGCGCTGGATTATCTGGTGAAGCCGGTCAACACCGGCCAGCTGGAGCAGGTCCTGACCAGGGCAGTTGCTGCCATACGCGAAGAGTCGGAGGGTGAACGCAATAAATTGATGCTGACCCATTATGAGAAGAAGAACCGCAGCATTACGATGGAAGAGCTGCTGGAACAGCTGGCTGACGGCAACCGCAGCAGAGCGGCCGAATTTATCGCTATGGCCGGCAGGACAGACACGCAGTGGGTTACGGTCTGTGTAATAGAAACCGACGAATATCACGGGCAGTCCTCCCGCTGGGAGGAGCGCGAGCGGAAGCTGGTGGCTTTTGCCCTGTCTAATATTATTAAGGAGACGGTCGAGGCGCAGAGCAACGGCTTTGTGTTCCGCAAAGGGGAGCGTTTCGGCATTGTGTTGCAGCATGACGATCCCGGTGTACCGCTTCAGCTGATGGAGGATTTGCACGGCAAAATCAACACCTTTTTAAAGCTGCAGGTTTCGGCCGGCATCGGCCAGTCTGTACGTGACATTGGACGTATGGATGAATCGTATACGAATGCGCTGAAAGCGTTGACAAACCGCTATTTTTCAGGACTCAACCAGGTTTACTTGTTCCGGGAGGAGGATCAGGAACCAGAGAATGAAGCACTGGAATGTCTGAAGAACCTGCAGGAGCAGCTGAATGAAGCATTGCAATCGCTGAATACGGACATGCTTGCACCTTTGCTGCAAAAGCTGCTGGAGACGGTAAAGCAGCAGGCGGAGGGCAGCCGTGGGAAAGCCGTGTCCAGCATCTACAACGTGATTTTGCAGCTTGAGCAGGAATTCGCCGGTTACGGTATTGAAGCCCGTATGGAGGACGGATCAGCGCAGCCGCTGCTGGAGATGCTGCATGAAGCACCTACCTTCGAACGGCTGGGCAATGAACTGGAGCAGGCAGTGGGCCGGATCGCGGAGCTGCTGGCAGGTAAAATCAAAGGCAGGGAGCCTGCCCAGCTCTCGCAGGTCAAAGCCCATGTCGAGCAGCATTATGCGGATAATATTACGCTGGAGTCTGCAGCTGCGATGGTCTATATGAACCCGTATTACTTCAGCAGCTTTTTCAAGAAGCATACCGGACAGAACTTTAAACAGTATGTCACTGAGGTGCGGATGCGCCATGCGCTCCGGCTGCTGCTGGAGAGTGATCTTATGGTGTACGAAATCGCCGAGCGGGTCGGCTACAATAATGCCCGCCATTTCAGTGATATGTTCAAACGCAAATTCAGCAAGCTCCCGCAGGAGTATAAACAGAGCTACAGAAACTCATAGTGCAGTTATTTAAAGGCTGCGGGAAGGGAGGCTTGTCATGTTTGGTAAAGGGCGTAAATCCGGAAGTCTGTTTATGAAGTTCTCGATATCGTTCATTCTGGTGGGGCTGATTCCGCTGTTTGCACTCAGTTTTTTCTCTGTGCGTACCTTTTCGGGGTACATCGAGCGGTACACGACCAGCAACCTGCAGCAGATGGTGCTCTATATGAGCTACAATCTGAACGCTACCTTCAACCAGTACAATGAAATCTCCAAAATCATGTACACCGGCAAATACGAGGGCTTTCTGGAGAGCTCCAGCCAGAACCAGACAGTGAATGTGAACGAGCTGGAGCAGATCAATAACATTCCGATCAATTCTTTTTTGAAAACACTGCTGTTAAGCGATCCTTATATTACAAGTGCTTCTTTTGTGCGCAAATCCGACCAGAAAATCTATGAACAGGAGAAGCAGAACAAATCGATCCTGGAAGAGGTGTGGCCCTACAAGGACTGGATTCACTCCATGGTTTCCCAGCCGTCCAAAGTAGGTATTTTTCCCAGCCACGCAGACCCTTATTACTTCGGCTCCGAGCGAAAGGTATATACGATAGGACGCAATCTGATTGATACGTCGCAGGGCATCAGCCGGACACCCAAGGTGGTCGGGACGCTTTTTCTCGATGTGGATGTCACGCTGTTTCAGCAGTTTCTGCAGGAGCTTAATCTAGGTGACAAGGATGAGCTGTATCTTCTGGACGGAGAAGGGCATGTCTTCTTCAGCAATCTTGCCGGCCGGGAGGAGCAGACCTACGAAGTGGAGGAGCTGGTGCGCAGCAACGCAAATATGATCACGCTCAGTGAGGAGATTCCCTTTCTGGATGGTCATCTGATCGCCAGAATTCACCGGGGAAATTTGTTTGAAAAGCTGCTGGCTGCCCGTACCACGATATATATTGCCATTCTCATCTGCTCGGTAGCGCTGATCATTATGGGCTTCTGGTTCTCGCGGCGCCTGGCTGCGCCGATCCGCAGTGTCATCAGGCAGATGGCGGTGGCGGAGTCGGGGAACCTGGATATCCAGCTGCCGGTGGAAAGCAATGATGAGATGGGGAGGCTGGCTTACGGCTTTAACCGTATGGTAGAGCGGCTGCAGGAGTATATCAATGAAGCTTATGTTGCCAAGATCAAACAGAAGCAGACCGAGCTCAATGCCCTTAAGTCGCAGATCCGTCCCCATTACCTGTACAACACTCTTGAAGTGATCCGGATGAATGCGGTAGATAAAGAAGCTAGTGAGGTGGCGGATATGATTCTGTCACTGTCCAACCAGCTGAAGTATGTGATCGACTACGGTGAAGACCGGGTGAGTCTACGCAGCGAGCTGGAGCATCTGAAGGATTATTTCTATATTATTTCAGTCCGCTATGACAATTACTATGAGCTTCATCTGGATATTTCACCGGAGATCGATCTGGACTGGCCCATTCTGAAGCTGTCGCTGCAGCCGATGGTCGAGAATGCGGTGTCGCACGGGCTGCGGCAAAAGGGCAGAGGTTCTGTCGGCGTGACGATTGAGAAACGGGATTTCGAGTATGCGGTTACAGTATATGACGACGGGGACGGAATGAATCCGGAGCGGCTGAAGGAGGTAGTGAAGCTTCTGGAAGAACCAAGCTCTCCCGGTAAAAGCGTTGGACTGAAAAACGTGCATGAACGCATCCGTACCGTATTCGGCGAAGCCTACGGACTGTCCATCAGCAGCAGGGAGCATATCGGGACATCCATAACGCTTACGTTTCCTATCCCGGACGCCCGGGAGCGTTCTTCTTAAATAACCCGCATATCCCGCTTAAAAAACTTCATTCTAACCCCGGAGCTGCGATGTTATCCTTATCACAAGGAAACGCTTTCGAAGATGATGCGCACATCGATACCTGTTTCCGGCATAACCATAGGGAGGTTATTTATACATGGCACACAAACAGACAATGATCCGGTTATCCGCTCTGCTACTGGCAGCAACAACCGTATTATCCGCTTGCGGGAACAACAATAATAACGCGGCTAACAGCGCTCCGGAAGGCCCGGCGGCACCGGAAGCTTCTGCGGGCAATGCAGCAGGCGAAGCGAAAAAGGTAAGCTTCACCATCGGCTATGCCTCAGGCGACCCCGCCACCAAGCAGGCCATCGCCGATACAGTTAAAGCCTTTATGGCAGCGAATCCGCATATAACGGTCAAGGACCTGAGCGAAACCTCCTCGGCTGCCTATCTGGATTGGCTGAAGACCAAGGATGCGGTCGGCGAGTTCCCGGATCTCGTTGAAATGCGTGACACACAGGTGTTCGCCGATGCCGGTAAAATTGTAGAGCTTCCGGCGGACCTGCTTGAGCTGTTCAAGGACCCGCCTCAGGTGGACGGCAAGGTATGGAACGCACCGCTGCAGGTAAACGTGCCGCAGGGCATTATCTACAGCAAAAAAGCCTATGCTGATGCAGGCATTACCGAGCTTCCTAAGACGTATGATGAGTTCATTCAGATTCAGGAAAAGCTGAAGACCAGCGGCATTACCCCGCTCGTAGTCGGCGGTAAGGATATTTTCCATATGGGCTTCTGGATCAACAAGTTCCTGATCGACGATGTGTATGCCAAAGATCCCGACTGGAACTCCAAGCGTACAGCCAAAACGGCCAGCTTCACCGACTCGAACGTTGTTCAGGCAATGACCGATTACAAACAGCTTTTCACTAATTATGTCGATAAAGGCTGGCTGAGCACGGCAGACAACCAGACGGCATCGTTCCTTGTCTCCGGCAAAGCGGCTCAGCTCTTCTCTGGCACATGGATGTTCTCGCAGATCAAGGAAGCTGATCCGAATTTCGACTTTGGCTTCTATGCGATACCGGACCGTGAAGGTAAAGTAAATGTGATTGGTCTGGCCTCGCCGGCCGGCTGGTCGCTATCCGCCGAAGCCGCCAAGGATGCGGACAAGACCGAAGCCATTAAAGAATTCATCCGCTTCTTCTTCCAAAAGGACAACTATTCCAAATATCTGGCCGGCATTAACGGCATTCCTTCCACTAAGGAAGAGGTAACCTATGAGACAGGAGAACAGATGCAGGTTGCACTTGACCTGATCGCAGATCCGAATGTAACCAAATCGCTGGCAATCAACAACTGGTGGGGCGATAACCTGATTCCTGCGCAGTTCCGCAACTGGTATTACAAGCTGATGCAGGAGCTGGTGGTTAAGGACGGCGATGTTACGGATTATATGAAGCAGGCCGACACCGAATATGACAATCAGGTCAAAGCCAATCAGATGTAATTAGCTACAGGAGGGAGAGCAGCCATGAGTGCAAACATCATGAAGGCTGAGCAGCTACAGGCCGTTGCCAATCCAAAAAGAAAAAGAAAATGGCAATCCTATGCGCTGCTGTTTATATTACCGTCATTTCTGATTTATACACTGTTCGTCATTGTCCCGACAGCCGGAAGCATCTATCTCAGCTTCACTTCATGGGACGGCATCAGTGATGACATCCGGTACATCGGCTTTGCCAACTTCACCGAGATTCTGCAAAGCACCCGGGTGCACAACGCATTGAAAAATACACTTATTATGACGGTCAGTCTGGTTGTTCTGGAGAATATCGCCGCGATCCTGCTGGCTATTCTGGTCGACAAGGTCCGATGGTTCAAAAACCTGTTCAGAAGCGTGTTCTACTTCCCGACTTTGCTCAGCGGTGTCGTCATGGGCTTCGTATGGGCCATGATTCTGAATTATAACTTTGGTGTCTTTAACCAGATGCTGGAGGCGGTCGGCCTTGGAAGCTGGATGGTCGACTGGCTCGGCAGTCCAAAATATGCAATGCTGGCGATTGTATTGTCTACAGTCTGGAAAGGTGCAGGCTATTATATGATCATTTATCTGGCTGGACTGCAGGGCATTCCGGCAGAATTAAATGAAGCAGCCTCGATCGACGGTGCGGGGGGATGGCAGCAGTTCCGCCATATTACCTTCCCGCTGCTCGCCGGCTCCTTGACGGTATGTATGGTGCTGTCGATGATCAGTGCGCTGAAAATTTTTGACCAGATCGCGGTTATGACAGACGGCGGACCGGGATTCGAGACGGAGACGCTGACTTATATTATCTATAAGGTTGGCTTCGGAGAACTGCGGCAGGGCTTCGGTACGGCGCTGGCAATGGTATTGTTCCTGCTGATCCTGCTGGTCACCCTCATTCAGGTGAAATTCCTCCGTAAACGGGAGGTGCAGATGTAATGACGATTCAGGCCAAAAAACGCTGGACAGAAATCATTCTGTTTGTCATCACGCTGCTGTTCGCCATTATCTTTTTCTTCCCGATTTTCTTTAACCTGATGTCGGCGTTCAAGAGCAATGCTGAGATTATGCGCGATGCGCTGGCTTTTCCGAAGGGGCTGTATCTGGAGAGCTTTAAGTATCTGCTGACCGAAACTAACTTCCCGCAGGCGATCGGAAACAGTCTGATCCTGACTGTTGTCTCCATCGCTGCCCAGGTGCTGATCATTCCGATGGCCGGTTACGCCATTGAACGTCGGAATGCCAGATGGACGCAGGCCATCTTCCTTTACTTCCTGGCAGGCATGATGATCCCGTTCCAGGCATACATGATTCCGTTATTCAAGGAACTTAAAGTACTGGGGTTGTACGGCAGTCTCATCGGTCCGATCTGTGTATATGTTGCCGGTGCTGTCGGCTTCGGCTGCCTGCTGTACACCAGCTTCGTCAAGGGCATTCCGCGGGAGATCGAAGAGGCGGCTGAAATCGACGGCTGTAACCGTTACGGCATCTTCTGGAAAATCGTATTCCCGCTGCTGGGACCTGTTACTGCAAGCATGGTCGTATTGAACGGCCTCGGGATCTGGAATGACTTCCTGCTGCCGATGCTGGTTCTGCCTTCGGGGCAGCCCAAGACGATGGTCGTGGAAATTTACCGCTACATTGGCGAATTCTCCTCCCGTTGGGATATGATCTTTGCAGGGACGGCGATGTCGGTCATCCCGGTCCTGATTGTGTTTGTCTCCCTGCAGAAGTATTTCGTGAAGGGAATCGCCTCGGGGGCTACCAAGGGCTGATTGCTGCATAGTATAGTTTCAATAATTCTTATAACAACGAATTTAAGCGGCCAGTCCATTTCCGGTTTTCCGGCAGATGAGCTGGCCGCTGTTTTATTTGTTCCACTGTTTTTTTAGAATGCAATAGATATGGAATCCGCTTAAGTTGTAATGAATATGGCCGGGCTGTATCCCGTATATTTTCAAAGGGTTTAATTTCGGGAGAAAAAGTGGGAGGGGTTCCATTGTCCGATCCTTTTGTAGTCCGTTCACTGGAAGAAATACGTTTTTGGTCGCGTATCATGAAGGAGCATTCGCTGTTCCTGAGGCTGGGATTCAGGTGTGAAGACACCCAATTGATCAACGAGGCCAATCAGTTTCAGGCTATATTTGAAGAAATTGAACGGAAGGCCAATGCTTTTAGCGCAGAAACAGATCCGCAGACGATCAGAGCGTTTAATGTAGAAGTCCATACTGCGGTCAGTCATATTTGGGTGTTCAAAAGAAGAGTACTGGGACTCATCCTGCAATGCAAGCTCCCCGGCCAGAACAACTTTCCGCTGCTGGTGGATCATGTGAGCAGGGAGGCGAATTATTTCCGCAACCGGCTGGAAGAGCTCAACAATGGCACACTGGAGCCTTTGCATGATGCGATTATCGACGAGAATGTATTTTTTCTGAGAATCATGGCCGATCATGCCAAGTTTATCAGCCATCTGCTGGACCCTTCTGAACGGAAGCTTGTAGCGCAGGCGAGGGAATTCAGTCATGACTTCGATACGCTGCTGTTCCAGGCAATAGACCTCAGCTCAATGCGTCCACAGTCTCAGACAGTACCTTTGCTCAGCCAATTTGTCGATGAGAACAAAGTGTCGGTTGAATCACTGCGTGACTTCAAAAAGACCGCCCGCGATCTGATCGCGGAATGCCGGATCAAGAGCATCATTCATCCGCTGCTGGCTGACCATGTATACCGGGAAGCGGAACATTTCCTGTTCATCCTCGATATGTTTGAGAAATCGCTAACTGGAGTCAAGATTAACAAGCGGGAGATCCTGATGTAAGCAGCAACTCATTACTATTAGAAAAAGCCCTGATAATCAGGGCCTTTCCCGGTTCTATGCTTGGATACTGCTATATTCCTCATCGGATACCGCTTCTAACCATTCCGGCTTGCCTGCAGTGATGGCAATGTGCTCAAACCAGCTGTCTTTGGCGGCGCCGTGCCAGTGCTTTACCCCGTCATGGGTAACGATCACATCCCCGGCCCTCAGGAATTGCGCAGGCTTGCCATCCTCCTGATACCAGCCCTCGCCGCCGGTTACCAGCAGAATTTGAAATCCGCCGCGGTGGATATGCCAGTTGTTCCGGCAGCCCGGCTCAAAGGTCACATTGCCGACGCCGATATTCAATTGCGGGTCAGTCACCAGGGACTGCAGATAGCTTTGACCTGTGAAATAGGCAGCGAATGCCTCGTTTTTTTCTCCGGCCGGGAAAATAACACCGTTTTTAACTTCCTCAAATTTTGCCATGCGAATTCCTCCAGTTTTATTAATATTTCGAGAAGACCGGTAAGGTGTTTTGCTCCCGCGTAATGTTGCGTTACCGCACAACTGTGTATAATATAAAATGAAAAAAGCGGTTCTACAACAATCAGAATGACCTGATCTGTATGTTACCGCACATCCGATTGGAAATTGTACGATAGGTATAAGGGAGCTTGATGAATGGAAATGGCTAAAATAGACAGAAGAGTGCAGAAGTCCCAGGATGCGATAAAGAAAGCTTTTATAGAACTGATGGCTGAAAAGAGTTTTGATCAGATCACGATCCAGGATATATCCGACAGGGCGAATGTAGGGCGGAGAACGATTTATGATCATTATCTGGATAAGGTTGATGTGCTGGACAAGCTGATTGAAGAGCATATTAACGAGCTGCGAAAATTGTGCAAAGCTGCGGCTGACTTAAGCTATGTGGAGGGAAATCTGCTGTGGTACCAATATTTTGAAACCCATTATCCGTTCTTTTCGACCCTGCTGGCCAGCAAAGGCGCTTCCGCCTTCCGCGAGCAGTTCCTGAAATTTGTAATAGAGGAGCTGGAGGGTGACGTGGATGTAGAGGCGGGGATTAACCGGGGAATGAACAGGGAGATGATCCTCCGGTTCTTTGGTGCGGCCATAGTAGAGACAATCATCGGGTGGATTACTAATGGTTTAGCAGAACCGGCTGAGGTTTTGGCGGAGCAGATGGGGATTTTGCTTGACAGGAATTTGATGTGAATTGATTTATGTAGAAAATATAAAGGGGAACGTGGCGGAGGGGGATTATGAAAAAAATTTCATGTTGCATTAAGCGCCGCGTTATTTTCACAAGGTATAATGGGTGCTGTAAGTGAAGTCAGTATTGGAGGCCTAAGGGATGCGCATCCTGGTTATAGAAGATGAGGAAGGGTTGTCCGATTTTATCATACTGGAACTGAAGCATGAGGGTTACGA contains these protein-coding regions:
- a CDS encoding WG repeat-containing protein — translated: MIIVQRSFFQKRRLTAVLATGLFALAAFFGLGSTYAHADRWEVFDQGEHLFFPEGPIEVDGVVMVPLRPIAERFGYTFVSVNNKEIVLKDAKGYKAVIRLGTKTALLDHNGGSKTQLMVQIPRNYNGAWFIDLALAGAMGGQGHSTVPGTNLIQLRPVTGDAKTKLESQYWFNFNDKGETVSVNNQGQEHLRTSYTAAPDFGYEELIPVKKSGYTAGFMNRSGELAVDAPHYQLGQFSEGLAWFKDLVKTENGGFTVKMGYINRAGKVVIPAVYSRVYDFSDGLAKVAGGKTSYIDHNGKTVIPTVTGLQNSESFSNGLAAVTVRTTSGGKSVIRTGFINTTGKWAIKPIYDYASSFSEGIATATLNGKSGLIDTKGNWIMKPQYGKGSSFIGQFHGGYIMLTLSGKYDYTQRLVDKQGNVITIPGTEQFSGYGDGMISYYDDEGMGFKNLKGEVIVKPAYSYVWDFTAGAGKGFKDINNEYSGYLINKAGEVVWSAE
- a CDS encoding sensor histidine kinase, which encodes MFGKGRKSGSLFMKFSISFILVGLIPLFALSFFSVRTFSGYIERYTTSNLQQMVLYMSYNLNATFNQYNEISKIMYTGKYEGFLESSSQNQTVNVNELEQINNIPINSFLKTLLLSDPYITSASFVRKSDQKIYEQEKQNKSILEEVWPYKDWIHSMVSQPSKVGIFPSHADPYYFGSERKVYTIGRNLIDTSQGISRTPKVVGTLFLDVDVTLFQQFLQELNLGDKDELYLLDGEGHVFFSNLAGREEQTYEVEELVRSNANMITLSEEIPFLDGHLIARIHRGNLFEKLLAARTTIYIAILICSVALIIMGFWFSRRLAAPIRSVIRQMAVAESGNLDIQLPVESNDEMGRLAYGFNRMVERLQEYINEAYVAKIKQKQTELNALKSQIRPHYLYNTLEVIRMNAVDKEASEVADMILSLSNQLKYVIDYGEDRVSLRSELEHLKDYFYIISVRYDNYYELHLDISPEIDLDWPILKLSLQPMVENAVSHGLRQKGRGSVGVTIEKRDFEYAVTVYDDGDGMNPERLKEVVKLLEEPSSPGKSVGLKNVHERIRTVFGEAYGLSISSREHIGTSITLTFPIPDARERSS
- a CDS encoding sugar ABC transporter permease, which codes for MSANIMKAEQLQAVANPKRKRKWQSYALLFILPSFLIYTLFVIVPTAGSIYLSFTSWDGISDDIRYIGFANFTEILQSTRVHNALKNTLIMTVSLVVLENIAAILLAILVDKVRWFKNLFRSVFYFPTLLSGVVMGFVWAMILNYNFGVFNQMLEAVGLGSWMVDWLGSPKYAMLAIVLSTVWKGAGYYMIIYLAGLQGIPAELNEAASIDGAGGWQQFRHITFPLLAGSLTVCMVLSMISALKIFDQIAVMTDGGPGFETETLTYIIYKVGFGELRQGFGTALAMVLFLLILLVTLIQVKFLRKREVQM
- a CDS encoding response regulator, translating into MRPIRVLLADDEPIIIRGLKKLIAWETLGLSIVGEARDGKELKQLIEDSSPDLIISDISMPGFTGIEIIRDIHESALPIKVVFISAYQEFDYARQAVQYGALDYLVKPVNTGQLEQVLTRAVAAIREESEGERNKLMLTHYEKKNRSITMEELLEQLADGNRSRAAEFIAMAGRTDTQWVTVCVIETDEYHGQSSRWEERERKLVAFALSNIIKETVEAQSNGFVFRKGERFGIVLQHDDPGVPLQLMEDLHGKINTFLKLQVSAGIGQSVRDIGRMDESYTNALKALTNRYFSGLNQVYLFREEDQEPENEALECLKNLQEQLNEALQSLNTDMLAPLLQKLLETVKQQAEGSRGKAVSSIYNVILQLEQEFAGYGIEARMEDGSAQPLLEMLHEAPTFERLGNELEQAVGRIAELLAGKIKGREPAQLSQVKAHVEQHYADNITLESAAAMVYMNPYYFSSFFKKHTGQNFKQYVTEVRMRHALRLLLESDLMVYEIAERVGYNNARHFSDMFKRKFSKLPQEYKQSYRNS
- a CDS encoding GNAT family N-acetyltransferase — translated: MEIRIDDLSGTEIVALITEHLQSMFDQSPPESVHALGIEKLKAPGITFWSAWEEGELVGCGALKDLGDHHGELKSMRTSKQHLRKGVASKLLAHIIEEADKLGYRRLSLETGSTEGFEAARNLYGRFGFEYCSPFADYEEDPYSVFMTRKL
- a CDS encoding phosphotransferase is translated as MNIFSRMNNVDLGATRGFGWIQPSGNGAFPSWKDYITSFFGEEQTGTFWEGWYSLFQTTCLEKDVFDECYNRLMAYSSYNELHRYFIHGDFQPWNILSDGRHITGIIDGNFAYGDFLVDLATLEGTLGELDVVQAYQEQEEHTGLIIPDFNGRLTGARYFKGLDGLRFYAKMGWDDAYNQLRNQLLQLPG
- a CDS encoding ABC transporter substrate-binding protein encodes the protein MAHKQTMIRLSALLLAATTVLSACGNNNNNAANSAPEGPAAPEASAGNAAGEAKKVSFTIGYASGDPATKQAIADTVKAFMAANPHITVKDLSETSSAAYLDWLKTKDAVGEFPDLVEMRDTQVFADAGKIVELPADLLELFKDPPQVDGKVWNAPLQVNVPQGIIYSKKAYADAGITELPKTYDEFIQIQEKLKTSGITPLVVGGKDIFHMGFWINKFLIDDVYAKDPDWNSKRTAKTASFTDSNVVQAMTDYKQLFTNYVDKGWLSTADNQTASFLVSGKAAQLFSGTWMFSQIKEADPNFDFGFYAIPDREGKVNVIGLASPAGWSLSAEAAKDADKTEAIKEFIRFFFQKDNYSKYLAGINGIPSTKEEVTYETGEQMQVALDLIADPNVTKSLAINNWWGDNLIPAQFRNWYYKLMQELVVKDGDVTDYMKQADTEYDNQVKANQM